The DNA sequence CAGCGGCTGGTGGGGGCAGCGGTGCTCTCGGTCCTGCCGACGGCGGCCTCAGGCCTGGCGGACTGGTCCGAGCTCGGCTCGTCGAAGCGTCCCAAGCGCGTCGGGCTTGTCCACGCGAGCTACAACGTCGTCGCCACGAGCCTCTACGCCGCGTCCTGGCTCGCACGTCGGAGCGGTCACCACCGCCGCGGCGCCCTGCTGGCACTTCTCGGCGCCGGCGGACTCGCCGCGGGCGGGTACCTCGGCGGACATCTGGTCTACTCCCAGGGCGTAGCCGTCAGCCGCAACGCCGACCGCACGCCGAAGCCCCGGAAGTGGACGGACGTCGCACCGGCGTCCGACCTCGACTCCGGGACGATCCGTATCGAGGTCTCCGGCCAGCCCGTGATGATCACCCGGCAGGGCGGGCGGCTCTACGCTCTCGGCGCCGTGTGCAGCCACCTCGGCGGCCCGCTGGACGAGGGCGACATCACGGCGGACAGCTGCGTCGTGTGTCCGTGGCACGGCAGCACGTTCCGGCTCGACGACGGCTCGGTGGCGCGCGGGCCGGCGTCGGTCCCCCAGATCGCCTACGAGGTCCGGACCGTCGGCGACCGCCTCGAGGTGCGCGCCAAGGACTGACGCCCGGCCGCCCACGTGACCCGGCGCACGCATCCCCGGCGCGCCCAGCACCCTGCGCCCGGGTGACAATGGTCGGATGCCCGACGGCCCCCTGATCGTCCAGTCCGACAAGTCCCTCCTCCTCGAGGTCGACCACCCGCGCGCCGGCGAGGCCCGGCGGGCCATCGCCCCGTTCGCGGAGCTCGAGCGCGCGCCCGAGCACGTCCACACCTACCGGCTCACCCCGCTCGGCCTGTGGAACGCCCGGGCCGCCGGGCACGACGCCGAGCAGGTCGTCTCCGCCCTCATCGAGTTCTCCCGGTACTCCGTGCCGCACGCGCTCCTCGTCGACGTCGCCGAGACGATGGACCGCTACGGCCGCCTCCAGCTCCTCAAGCACCCCACCCACGGGCTGGTGCTGCACGCCCTCGACGTGCCGGTGCTCGAGGAGGTGCTGCGCTCCAAGCGGGTCAAAGGCCTGGTGGGCGAACGCCTGGACGCCGAGGACGTCGTCGTCCACGCCTCCGAGCGCGGCCACCTCAAGCAGGTGCTGCTCAAGCTCGGCTGGCCCGCCGAGGACCTGGCCGGGTACGTCGACGGCGAGGCGCACCCCATCGCCCTGGAGCAGGACGGCTGGCACCTGCGCCCGTACCAGGAGGAGGCGGTGGAGACCTTCTGGCACGGCGGCTCCGGCGTGGTCGTCCTGCCCTGCGGCGCGGGCAAGACCCTCGTGGGTGCCGGCGCGATGGCGCGGTCCTCCACCACCACCCTCATCCTCGTCACCAACACCGTCTCGGCGCGGCAGTGGCGCGAGGAGCTCGTCCGCCGCACGTCGCTGAGCGAGGACGAGATCGGCGAGTACTCCGGCTCGCGCAAGGAGGTCCGGCCGGTGACGATCGCGACCTACCAGGTGCTCACCACCAAGCGGAAGGGCGTCTACACCCACCTCGAGCTCCTCGACGCCCACGACTGGGGCCTGATCCTCTACGACGAGGTCCACCTCCTGCCCGCGCCCATCTTCCGCATGACGGCCGACCTGCAGGCCCGCCGCCGGCTCGGCCTCACCGCCACCCTGGTCCGGGAGGACGGACGGGAGGACGAGGTCTTCTCCCTCATCGGGCCCAAGCGCTACGACGCGCCGTGGAAGGACATCGAGGCGCAGGGCTACATCGCGCCCGCGAGCTGCGTCGAGGTCCGCCTGACCCTGCCCGAGTCGGACCGGATGGTCTACGCCACCGCGGAGCCCGAGGAGCGGTACCGCCTCGCCGCCTCTGCCGCGGGGAAGACGCGGGTGGTCCGCGAGATCCTCGCCAAGCACCCCGACGAGCAGACCCTCGTCATCGGCCAGTACATCGACCAGCTCGAGGAGCTCGCCGAGTCCCTCGGCGCCCCGCTCATCACGGGGCAGACCACGGTCACCGAGCGCCAGCGACTCTTCGACGCCTTCCGTGCGGGCGAGGTCCAGGTGCTCGTGGTGTCCAAGGTGGCGAACTTCTCCATCGACCTGCCCGAGGCCTCGGTGGCCGTCCAGGTCTCCGGGTCGTTCGGCTCCCGCCAGGAGGAGGCGCAACGGCTCGGCCGCCTCATGCGACCCAAGTCCGACGGGAAGTCGGCGCACTTCTACGCCGTCGTCGCCCGGGACACGGTCGACCAGGACTTCGCCGCGCACCGGCAGCGGTTCCTCGCCGAGCAGGGCTACGCCTACACCATCGTCGACGCCGAGGACCTCGCCACCGCCTGAGCCCGCAGGTCGTTCCACGATTGCGCTGTCGGAGGACGGCGCGCCATTGTCGTTGCGCGGTGGCGGAGGTCCGGCGAGGATCGAAGGGTGAAGCACCTCACCGTCCGGTCCCTCGCCGTCGCGCTCCTCACCCTGCCCGCCCTGGCGATCGCCGGACCGGCCGGGGCGGTGCCGCCCGAGCAGCTCACCGAGCAGGTCACCGACGTCGCCGACGTCCTGTCGACGGCGGAGGAGCAGAACGTCCAGGACGTCATCGACCAGGTCCAGGACGAGACCGGCCAGCTGGTCTACGTGGCGTACGTCGACGACTTCACCGGCATGGGCTCGAACCAGTGGGCGGTGGAGACGGCGGAGCTGTCCAACCTCGGCCCCGCGAACGTCCTCCTGGCCGTCGGCGTCGACGTGAACTCCTACGGCTACGCGCTCCACGACTCCTCCGCCATCTCCGAGGCCGAGCTGGAGGACCTCCTCGCGCAGGACGTCGTCCCGCAGCTGTCCGACGGCGCCTGGGCCGCCGCGGCGACGGCGTTCGCGCAGGAGGTCGGAGCGGCAGCGACCGGCACGAGCGACGGCGGCGGCGTGGCGGACGTGGGCGGCGGCTCGATCCTCGGCGGGCTCCTCGGCTTCGGGCTGCTCGCGATCGT is a window from the Georgenia muralis genome containing:
- a CDS encoding DNA repair helicase XPB, producing the protein MPDGPLIVQSDKSLLLEVDHPRAGEARRAIAPFAELERAPEHVHTYRLTPLGLWNARAAGHDAEQVVSALIEFSRYSVPHALLVDVAETMDRYGRLQLLKHPTHGLVLHALDVPVLEEVLRSKRVKGLVGERLDAEDVVVHASERGHLKQVLLKLGWPAEDLAGYVDGEAHPIALEQDGWHLRPYQEEAVETFWHGGSGVVVLPCGAGKTLVGAGAMARSSTTTLILVTNTVSARQWREELVRRTSLSEDEIGEYSGSRKEVRPVTIATYQVLTTKRKGVYTHLELLDAHDWGLILYDEVHLLPAPIFRMTADLQARRRLGLTATLVREDGREDEVFSLIGPKRYDAPWKDIEAQGYIAPASCVEVRLTLPESDRMVYATAEPEERYRLAASAAGKTRVVREILAKHPDEQTLVIGQYIDQLEELAESLGAPLITGQTTVTERQRLFDAFRAGEVQVLVVSKVANFSIDLPEASVAVQVSGSFGSRQEEAQRLGRLMRPKSDGKSAHFYAVVARDTVDQDFAAHRQRFLAEQGYAYTIVDAEDLATA
- a CDS encoding Rieske (2Fe-2S) protein, encoding MFLTKAVHKLEQAAAIDPVVETVTKIVNGILPPGPVKDALHGRPLGHALHPLLVALPIGLSTGASMLDLTGGERYQPAAQRLVGAAVLSVLPTAASGLADWSELGSSKRPKRVGLVHASYNVVATSLYAASWLARRSGHHRRGALLALLGAGGLAAGGYLGGHLVYSQGVAVSRNADRTPKPRKWTDVAPASDLDSGTIRIEVSGQPVMITRQGGRLYALGAVCSHLGGPLDEGDITADSCVVCPWHGSTFRLDDGSVARGPASVPQIAYEVRTVGDRLEVRAKD